The following coding sequences are from one Syntrophobacterales bacterium window:
- a CDS encoding NTP transferase domain-containing protein, protein MFAVIMAGGRGTRFWPRSREKMPKHLLDIQSEKSLIRETVDRIRPLVPPERTLIVTGRSHAVELIRLLPEIPAENIIIEPVGRNTAPCIGLAALHIQKRAGDAVMLVLPSDHRIAAEGQFRRILEAAAVAAASQEALLTIGIKPTGPATGYGYLEAGELFAKDGDLPIHRVKSIREKPDLATAEEFLKNGEFLWNSGMFIWKASTILNEIARFLPEINKGLIEIKSVLGGEGEAGVVERVYPSLPSVSIDYGVMEKAKDVLVIPGDFGWSDLGSWDALWEVSPKDERGNVVRGRFIGIDAGDSLVYSPEKLVAIVGVRDIFVVETKDALLICRRDCSQDVRKVVEKLEKEGFGEYL, encoded by the coding sequence ATGTTTGCAGTAATTATGGCCGGAGGCCGGGGGACGCGTTTCTGGCCCCGCAGCCGGGAGAAAATGCCCAAGCATCTCCTTGACATCCAGAGCGAAAAGTCGCTGATCAGGGAAACGGTTGACCGGATCAGGCCCCTTGTTCCCCCGGAGCGCACGCTGATTGTGACCGGCAGAAGTCATGCCGTGGAGCTGATTCGCCTTTTGCCGGAAATTCCCGCGGAAAATATTATAATCGAGCCGGTCGGGCGCAATACCGCCCCCTGCATCGGGCTTGCCGCCCTCCATATCCAAAAAAGGGCAGGGGACGCGGTGATGCTGGTTCTGCCTTCCGATCACCGGATTGCCGCTGAGGGGCAGTTTCGCCGCATCCTGGAGGCGGCTGCCGTAGCTGCAGCATCACAGGAGGCGCTATTGACGATCGGCATCAAACCGACTGGACCGGCAACCGGGTACGGATATCTCGAAGCGGGAGAGCTCTTCGCGAAGGATGGGGATTTGCCAATTCACCGGGTTAAGTCAATCCGGGAAAAACCGGATCTTGCGACAGCCGAAGAATTCCTGAAAAATGGTGAATTCTTATGGAACAGCGGGATGTTCATCTGGAAGGCCTCGACAATACTGAACGAAATTGCCCGTTTTTTACCGGAAATCAATAAAGGACTGATCGAGATAAAATCTGTTCTCGGCGGGGAGGGCGAAGCCGGGGTTGTCGAGAGGGTCTATCCCTCTTTGCCTTCCGTTTCGATAGATTACGGGGTGATGGAAAAGGCGAAGGATGTCCTTGTCATCCCCGGGGACTTCGGATGGTCGGATCTCGGGAGCTGGGATGCCCTCTGGGAGGTTTCCCCAAAGGATGAAAGAGGCAACGTCGTGCGCGGACGCTTCATCGGCATCGACGCGGGTGATTCCCTCGTTTACAGCCCGGAAAAACTCGTTGCCATAGTCGGGGTGCGGGACATTTTCGTCGTCGAAACGAAGGATGCGCTCCTTATCTGCCGCCGCGATTGCTCCCAGGATGTCCGCAAAGTGGTAGAAAAACTCGAAAAAGAGGGTTTTGGTGAATATCTGTAG
- the larE gene encoding ATP-dependent sacrificial sulfur transferase LarE: protein MRNIKEKHRKLRSLLKNTGGLVVAYSGGCDSALLAYVAKETLGSSSLCVLLSSESYPQSETDQALNTAAALGLSVITITESIVADRDFTANTIERCYFCKKRLFARLLEIGRQHSLYFVADGSNRDDSDDYRPGKRASEELGVISPLREAGFTKDDVRKLSRQLNLPTWDKPSLACLASRIPYGTKIDSAILQRIGKAEQLLKERGFNQVRVRHHGDIARIEVETHEIKRLAADENRLDVEREFKKLGYLYVTLDLNGYKTGSMNAALKSL from the coding sequence ATGCGGAATATTAAAGAAAAGCACAGGAAACTGCGCTCTTTGCTGAAAAATACGGGAGGCTTGGTGGTCGCCTATTCCGGCGGCTGCGACAGCGCCCTGCTGGCTTATGTTGCCAAGGAGACATTGGGAAGCAGCTCTCTTTGCGTGCTTCTTTCCTCTGAGTCATATCCGCAAAGCGAAACGGATCAGGCATTGAATACCGCCGCCGCCCTGGGGTTGTCTGTAATAACCATAACGGAAAGCATCGTCGCCGACCGTGATTTTACAGCCAACACGATCGAGCGCTGCTATTTTTGCAAGAAAAGACTGTTCGCAAGATTGCTGGAGATCGGGCGTCAGCACTCTCTTTACTTTGTCGCCGATGGGTCAAACCGGGATGACTCCGACGACTACCGTCCGGGCAAACGCGCCTCGGAGGAACTGGGCGTTATAAGCCCCCTGCGGGAGGCAGGGTTTACAAAAGACGATGTGCGGAAACTTTCCCGTCAATTGAACCTGCCGACCTGGGACAAACCGTCTTTGGCCTGCCTCGCCTCGCGAATTCCTTATGGGACTAAAATCGACTCCGCCATTCTTCAGCGTATCGGTAAGGCTGAGCAACTTCTCAAGGAGAGGGGCTTTAATCAGGTGCGGGTTCGACACCATGGAGATATCGCCCGCATTGAGGTGGAAACACACGAAATAAAGCGCCTTGCTGCAGATGAAAATAGATTGGATGTTGAGCGGGAATTCAAAAAATTGGGATACCTGTATGTCACGCTGGACTTGAACGGTTACAAAACGGGAAGCATGAATGCGGCTCTGAAAAGTTTATAG
- a CDS encoding glutaredoxin family protein, whose amino-acid sequence MTIRMFTLSTCGHCRAAKRFMEDNAIDFQFIDVDLLTGEQRKNTIEELTGYNPARSFPTILLGDSIIVGFNESKLREALGI is encoded by the coding sequence ATGACGATAAGAATGTTTACGCTGAGCACTTGCGGCCACTGCCGGGCCGCAAAAAGATTCATGGAGGACAATGCCATTGACTTTCAGTTTATCGATGTTGATTTGCTGACCGGCGAGCAAAGAAAAAATACGATCGAAGAATTGACCGGTTATAATCCGGCGCGCAGTTTCCCAACTATATTGCTTGGAGACAGCATCATCGTCGGTTTCAATGAAAGCAAATTGAGAGAGGCATTGGGGATATGA
- a CDS encoding NAD(P)/FAD-dependent oxidoreductase translates to MRELEFDGIIIGAGPNGLTAAGYLAKAGLKVAVLERRYEIGGGLATENLLLPGMLVDSHAIYHMMCEYAPPLRDFELETRYDLKWIYPELQVVMPFQDGTYLALYSDPEKSAESIRKFSEKDAESFLNFASISDEAMDVFLAPASYVNPLPSLEQAAKLEKHPATQWDDELTGYTPRQIVDSWFENDKVRAFFLYLATMWGLDYDLEGLGYLVPLMINRGWHFRLSHMGSHHVAHLMGKYISENGSRVISGCVIKKIVIENNEAKGVELADGTIIKAKKFVCSTLNPHQTFYDYVGKEHLEPELITRLDQWKYSDMSFFTVHLALTERPHFKIFDQHPELESALIYVVGYESEQDLIDHFEASKRGELHDGGFNCCFPSIHDPIRMHRHADSFVKHIGLISLECAPYNLKDGGPLAWNRMRRTYAERCKAILGRYAPNMNQDTIVWDYIGTPLDTENKFPDMKQGCFKQGAYLPLQMGYFRPNEFCSQHDTPIKNLYIGGASTHSGGMITYGPGFNAAEKIAEDLGIKKWWPEPRGVKEARDLGLF, encoded by the coding sequence ATGAGGGAATTGGAATTTGACGGGATTATCATCGGCGCGGGTCCCAATGGACTCACTGCGGCGGGATATCTTGCCAAGGCGGGCTTGAAGGTTGCCGTTCTGGAAAGAAGATATGAAATAGGCGGCGGATTGGCGACAGAAAACCTGCTCCTTCCGGGCATGCTGGTGGACAGCCACGCCATCTACCACATGATGTGCGAGTACGCGCCGCCCCTGAGGGACTTCGAGCTGGAAACAAGGTATGACCTGAAGTGGATCTACCCGGAACTGCAGGTTGTCATGCCCTTTCAGGACGGCACTTACCTCGCCCTGTACAGCGATCCGGAAAAATCGGCCGAGTCCATCCGCAAGTTTTCGGAAAAGGATGCCGAATCGTTCCTCAACTTCGCCAGCATTTCCGATGAAGCGATGGATGTCTTTTTGGCGCCGGCAAGCTATGTAAACCCCTTGCCGAGCCTGGAGCAGGCGGCAAAGCTGGAAAAACATCCGGCGACTCAGTGGGATGATGAGCTTACCGGCTATACGCCCCGGCAGATTGTTGATTCCTGGTTCGAGAACGACAAGGTGCGAGCGTTTTTCCTCTATCTGGCCACCATGTGGGGGCTCGATTACGACCTCGAGGGGCTGGGTTATCTGGTGCCCCTGATGATCAACCGGGGATGGCATTTCCGTTTGAGTCACATGGGTTCCCATCATGTGGCCCATCTGATGGGAAAGTACATCTCCGAAAATGGCAGCCGGGTAATCAGCGGCTGCGTCATCAAAAAGATCGTCATCGAAAACAACGAGGCCAAAGGGGTGGAACTTGCAGACGGCACAATCATCAAGGCCAAGAAATTCGTTTGCAGCACCCTCAACCCCCATCAGACCTTCTATGACTACGTGGGGAAGGAACATCTCGAACCGGAATTGATTACCCGGCTGGACCAGTGGAAATATTCGGACATGAGCTTCTTCACCGTCCATCTGGCGCTCACGGAAAGACCGCACTTCAAGATTTTCGATCAGCATCCGGAACTCGAAAGCGCCCTGATCTACGTCGTGGGCTACGAAAGCGAACAGGATCTGATTGACCACTTTGAGGCTTCCAAGCGCGGAGAACTCCACGACGGCGGCTTCAACTGCTGCTTCCCGTCCATTCACGATCCGATCCGCATGCATCGCCATGCCGACAGTTTCGTCAAGCACATCGGCCTCATTTCGCTGGAGTGCGCTCCCTACAACCTGAAAGACGGCGGCCCGCTGGCCTGGAACAGGATGAGAAGAACCTATGCGGAACGCTGCAAGGCCATTCTGGGCAGGTACGCGCCGAACATGAACCAGGATACGATCGTCTGGGATTACATCGGCACACCTTTGGACACGGAAAACAAATTCCCCGACATGAAGCAGGGCTGTTTCAAACAGGGCGCCTACCTCCCCCTGCAGATGGGCTATTTCCGACCGAACGAATTCTGCAGCCAGCATGACACGCCGATCAAGAATCTTTACATTGGCGGGGCGTCCACCCATTCGGGCGGAATGATTACCTACGGGCCGGGCTTCAACGCCGCCGAGAAGATCGCCGAGGACCTGGGTATCAAAAAATGGTGGCCCGAACCGCGCGGCGTCAAAGAGGCCAGAGACCTCGGACTGTTTTGA
- a CDS encoding LysR family transcriptional regulator: MMNLNQLRALYCVVKTGTFARAAEELFVTEPAVYIQVRSLEKDMGFILLDRFGKELQPTEMGKLLYDYAEKIFGLVAEATQAVQELKDLKSGSLRLGVTKALSQYLMPSVIANFQDRHPHLSIHLDERSSRELVEGILLHRFELAIAAKVPYPKRVAVVPFTRDELILVGSPSSKLLKQDKVTLENLTAESIIFSDARSATKFTMWHEFEIRGLSPTSIIEAGSTEFIKSLVKKGKGYAFIASICVREDINNGTLAAIPLAEGSFNMDICIIHLKGKTLSPAAAAFVSFLQKDKGSRTLTKLVDGLVK; this comes from the coding sequence ATGATGAATCTAAATCAGTTGCGGGCCCTGTACTGCGTTGTCAAGACAGGGACCTTTGCCAGGGCCGCAGAAGAGCTCTTTGTTACAGAGCCTGCCGTCTATATCCAGGTGCGCTCGTTGGAGAAGGACATGGGCTTTATCTTGCTGGACAGATTTGGCAAGGAACTGCAACCAACGGAGATGGGCAAGCTTCTTTATGACTATGCAGAGAAGATCTTCGGCCTCGTCGCAGAAGCGACACAAGCGGTGCAGGAGCTTAAGGATCTCAAAAGCGGTTCATTGCGGCTGGGCGTCACCAAAGCACTTTCCCAATACCTCATGCCCTCGGTCATCGCCAATTTCCAGGATCGCCATCCACATCTTTCCATCCACCTGGATGAGCGAAGCTCCCGGGAGCTCGTGGAAGGCATCCTGCTCCATCGGTTCGAACTGGCCATTGCGGCAAAGGTTCCCTACCCGAAAAGGGTGGCCGTCGTGCCTTTCACTCGGGACGAACTCATTCTCGTCGGTTCTCCGAGCAGCAAACTGCTGAAGCAAGATAAGGTCACCCTTGAGAATCTGACCGCCGAGTCCATCATTTTTTCCGATGCCAGATCAGCCACCAAATTTACCATGTGGCATGAATTTGAGATAAGGGGTCTGAGTCCCACGTCAATCATCGAGGCCGGAAGTACTGAATTTATCAAGTCGCTGGTAAAAAAAGGCAAGGGATATGCTTTTATCGCCAGTATCTGCGTCCGGGAGGATATCAATAATGGGACTCTTGCCGCCATCCCGCTTGCTGAAGGCAGTTTTAACATGGATATCTGCATCATCCATCTTAAGGGGAAGACGCTGTCTCCGGCGGCTGCGGCATTTGTCTCCTTCCTTCAGAAAGACAAGGGGTCGCGAACGCTGACCAAACTTGTGGATGGTTTGGTGAAATAG
- a CDS encoding gamma-glutamyltransferase family protein, whose translation MLINWDFPYPSQRMPVFARNVVATSQPLASQAGLLMLLRGGNAIDAALAAAIALTVLEPTGNGIGSDAFAMVWDGQKLHGLNGSGRSPRAFSPEHFRGKAAMPQLGWDAVTVPGAVDAWAELSRRFGALPFSDLFEPALRLARDGFPVAPVTAARWAEVADLYNDYPDFVTTFLPGGRAPFPGETFHPPGLAETLEELAKTGGESLYRGNLARKIISCSRNNGGLLDERDLAEHHAQWVVPLCQNWKNVALCELPPNAQGMAVLIALGILENTPPELSECIFAPDSPESIHLQVEAMKIAFELVEKHLADSDWMTIQPSSLLEPSFLKEQEGKISIGQTRPSSSLPPRDGGTVYLTAADKNGMMVSYIQSNYKAFGSGIVIPETGISMQGRAAGFTLAAGHPNQVAGGKRPFHTIIPAFVMKEGKPLLSFGVMGARMQPQGHLQMMIRIFAAGQNPQTAADAPRWYLDEYSNLFLESGVSPATSEGLKKRGHKVYCDSPARLFGGAQLIYRLEECYCAASDPRKDGQAVGF comes from the coding sequence ATGCTGATTAACTGGGATTTCCCTTACCCTTCCCAAAGAATGCCGGTTTTTGCCCGCAATGTCGTTGCCACCTCGCAGCCCCTTGCGTCTCAGGCGGGCTTGCTGATGCTCTTGCGGGGCGGCAATGCCATTGATGCGGCGCTTGCTGCGGCGATCGCGCTTACCGTTCTGGAACCAACGGGCAATGGGATCGGCAGCGACGCCTTTGCGATGGTTTGGGACGGGCAAAAGCTGCATGGCCTCAACGGTTCCGGTCGCTCGCCCCGCGCTTTTTCGCCGGAACATTTCAGAGGGAAAGCCGCCATGCCGCAGCTTGGGTGGGACGCAGTCACTGTGCCTGGGGCCGTGGATGCCTGGGCTGAACTCTCCCGGAGATTCGGCGCCCTCCCCTTCTCCGATCTTTTCGAACCGGCCCTCCGCTTAGCAAGAGACGGATTTCCTGTAGCCCCGGTGACCGCGGCGCGCTGGGCAGAAGTTGCTGATCTGTATAATGATTATCCAGATTTTGTCACCACCTTTCTTCCCGGCGGCCGCGCCCCGTTTCCCGGGGAGACCTTCCATCCGCCGGGTCTGGCAGAAACCCTGGAAGAATTGGCGAAAACGGGGGGTGAATCCCTTTACCGGGGAAACCTTGCCCGAAAGATCATCTCCTGCAGCCGCAATAACGGTGGGTTGCTTGACGAAAGGGACCTTGCCGAACACCATGCGCAATGGGTCGTACCCCTTTGCCAGAACTGGAAAAACGTCGCCCTCTGCGAATTGCCGCCGAACGCCCAGGGAATGGCGGTGCTGATTGCCCTCGGCATCCTGGAGAACACCCCCCCGGAACTCTCCGAATGCATCTTTGCCCCGGATTCCCCGGAGAGCATCCATCTGCAGGTGGAGGCAATGAAGATAGCCTTTGAGCTTGTCGAGAAACACCTCGCCGATTCCGATTGGATGACCATCCAGCCGTCATCTCTGCTCGAACCGTCTTTTCTGAAGGAACAGGAGGGAAAAATAAGCATCGGCCAGACTCGCCCTTCCTCATCCCTCCCCCCGCGCGACGGCGGAACGGTTTACCTGACGGCAGCCGACAAAAACGGCATGATGGTCTCCTACATTCAGTCCAATTACAAGGCTTTCGGCTCCGGAATCGTCATCCCCGAAACTGGAATAAGCATGCAGGGACGAGCCGCCGGTTTCACACTCGCAGCGGGACATCCGAATCAGGTCGCCGGCGGCAAAAGACCATTTCACACCATCATCCCGGCCTTTGTCATGAAAGAGGGAAAGCCGCTCTTGAGTTTCGGCGTCATGGGCGCCCGGATGCAGCCACAGGGCCATTTACAGATGATGATCCGGATCTTTGCGGCCGGCCAGAATCCCCAGACTGCGGCGGACGCGCCCCGCTGGTATCTGGATGAATATTCAAACCTTTTTCTCGAATCCGGGGTCAGTCCTGCGACCAGTGAAGGACTGAAAAAGCGAGGGCATAAGGTTTATTGCGATTCACCCGCCCGGCTCTTCGGCGGCGCCCAGCTTATTTACCGTCTTGAAGAATGTTACTGCGCCGCCTCCGACCCGCGCAAAGACGGTCAGGCCGTCGGTTTCTGA
- a CDS encoding methionine synthase → MTHIFNCMATAIGSMPNRDADSAVEMTLRYLPTAPAWPQLPQRDYRERMDVQYCESLPGLVLEEDTQKVSFNTAGDLTDDLEKFFTRFLEKDYEYFRISESYALGFHAFLKALNTGAASNAAYLKGQITGPLTAGTSLKDENGIDIIHNETLFDVLVKGLTMKALWQIEKLKPFGKPVIIFMDEPSMESLGSAFSAVSSDLVAEKINEIADAIHEAGGLAGIHCCGNADWSMIFNARIDIVNFDAYEYMEKVMLYPADIKKFIESGGALAWGIVPTGSYTGSETPALLLSKLDAGIDYLEKRGIPREILLCQSLLTPACGMGSLNPEKAEAILKLLKQVAERMQLKITAR, encoded by the coding sequence ATGACACATATCTTCAACTGCATGGCAACGGCAATTGGCAGCATGCCCAATCGGGACGCCGACAGCGCCGTGGAAATGACGCTCCGCTATCTTCCCACGGCGCCGGCATGGCCCCAGCTCCCCCAGAGGGATTACCGGGAAAGAATGGATGTACAGTACTGCGAGTCGCTGCCGGGACTTGTTCTCGAAGAAGATACGCAGAAGGTTTCCTTCAACACAGCCGGCGACCTTACCGACGATCTTGAAAAATTCTTCACGCGGTTTCTGGAGAAAGACTACGAGTACTTCCGGATATCCGAGTCTTACGCCCTCGGCTTCCATGCCTTCCTGAAGGCGCTGAATACAGGCGCTGCCTCAAATGCCGCGTATCTGAAAGGACAGATAACCGGCCCTCTCACCGCGGGAACTTCACTGAAAGATGAGAACGGCATCGACATCATTCACAATGAAACGCTTTTCGACGTCCTGGTAAAGGGGCTGACGATGAAGGCCCTCTGGCAAATCGAAAAACTAAAACCGTTTGGAAAACCGGTCATTATTTTTATGGATGAGCCCTCCATGGAATCTCTCGGCTCAGCCTTCTCGGCTGTCTCCTCTGATCTTGTCGCGGAGAAAATCAACGAAATAGCCGACGCCATTCATGAAGCGGGAGGCCTTGCCGGGATACACTGTTGCGGAAATGCGGACTGGTCCATGATATTCAACGCGCGAATCGACATCGTCAACTTCGACGCTTATGAATACATGGAAAAGGTCATGCTTTATCCAGCCGATATCAAGAAATTTATCGAAAGCGGCGGGGCGCTTGCCTGGGGAATTGTTCCCACCGGTTCATACACAGGTTCGGAAACGCCGGCGCTGCTTCTTTCCAAACTCGATGCCGGAATAGACTATCTTGAAAAGAGGGGCATCCCTCGTGAAATCCTTCTTTGCCAGAGTCTGCTCACCCCCGCGTGTGGAATGGGCAGCCTCAACCCTGAAAAGGCCGAAGCAATCCTGAAACTCCTAAAGCAGGTAGCGGAAAGGATGCAGCTTAAAATCACCGCACGTTAA
- a CDS encoding metallophosphoesterase gives MKLFLLFFLLIYGGFHLLFFLRINAAIRMGGGGFVILLFLLAAGFLAPLIIRAVEGRVSDLLVRFFALIGYYWMAFLLLFLFVSLFVELYNFVALAVVSRFNGNINAFIPTVGMRFMIPAVVAVLLAVYGSFEAGNLRTEFLTIHSEKIPKEIGKMRILQISDVHIGGAVQARNVSGIIRAIREAAPDLVVSTGDLVDGRGAYIGEAASQFSEIKPKWGKFAVAGNHEFYLGIERASEFMEKAGFVFLRNRTATIAGVVALIGVGDPGGVRATKVIVDDRELLSRTEGNHFKILLKHRPDVEKKAIGLFELQLSGHTHKGQIFPFSIITNMVFPYHAGNYRLSQESLLHVSRGAGVWGPPIRLLAPPEIMVIDLLPK, from the coding sequence TTGAAGCTTTTTCTGCTATTTTTTCTGCTTATCTATGGAGGGTTTCACCTCCTTTTTTTTCTCAGGATTAACGCGGCAATTCGTATGGGAGGGGGCGGTTTCGTCATCCTTTTGTTCCTTCTGGCGGCGGGTTTTCTGGCCCCGCTGATTATTCGCGCCGTGGAGGGAAGGGTCAGCGATTTGCTCGTCCGTTTTTTTGCGTTAATAGGCTACTACTGGATGGCCTTTCTGCTTTTATTTCTCTTTGTTTCGCTCTTTGTTGAACTGTATAATTTTGTTGCGCTGGCAGTTGTGAGCAGATTCAATGGCAATATAAATGCCTTTATCCCCACGGTCGGGATGCGTTTTATGATTCCTGCGGTGGTTGCAGTGCTTCTGGCAGTTTATGGGTCATTCGAGGCCGGCAATCTCCGCACCGAGTTTCTGACCATCCATTCCGAGAAGATACCGAAGGAAATAGGCAAAATGCGAATATTGCAGATTTCCGACGTGCATATCGGCGGGGCGGTACAAGCTCGAAATGTTTCCGGCATCATTCGCGCCATCCGGGAGGCAGCCCCGGATTTAGTTGTTTCTACGGGCGATCTTGTTGACGGCCGAGGCGCATATATTGGTGAGGCTGCGAGTCAGTTCAGCGAAATCAAGCCAAAATGGGGAAAGTTCGCCGTTGCGGGAAACCATGAGTTTTACCTGGGCATTGAGCGGGCAAGCGAATTCATGGAAAAGGCCGGGTTTGTTTTTTTACGCAACCGGACGGCAACGATCGCCGGGGTGGTTGCTCTGATCGGCGTTGGTGACCCCGGAGGCGTCAGGGCAACAAAGGTTATCGTTGATGATCGGGAACTCCTTTCCCGTACAGAGGGCAACCATTTCAAGATTCTTCTCAAACACCGACCAGATGTTGAAAAAAAAGCGATCGGTTTGTTCGAACTGCAACTTTCAGGACACACCCACAAGGGGCAGATATTTCCCTTCAGCATAATTACCAACATGGTTTTTCCATACCATGCCGGCAATTACCGGCTTTCGCAGGAATCGTTGCTGCATGTCAGCCGAGGCGCCGGGGTCTGGGGGCCGCCCATTCGTCTGTTGGCGCCGCCTGAGATCATGGTCATAGATTTGTTACCCAAATAA
- a CDS encoding ferredoxin:thioredoxin reductase, translating into MNAEQLYELLKKSQEPKGYFLNADKKMALELISGLIVNRERYGYASCPCRLASGNREWDQDIICPCVYREKDVRQYGQCYCALYLASPSQKDSGDIVVPERRPPEKTPY; encoded by the coding sequence ATGAACGCGGAACAACTTTACGAATTGCTCAAGAAGTCACAGGAACCCAAGGGTTATTTTTTAAATGCCGATAAAAAAATGGCATTGGAGCTGATCAGCGGGTTGATCGTCAACCGGGAGCGATACGGCTATGCTTCCTGTCCCTGTCGCCTGGCATCAGGAAATCGCGAGTGGGATCAGGATATTATCTGCCCATGTGTTTACAGGGAAAAGGACGTTCGGCAATACGGGCAGTGTTACTGCGCCCTTTATCTGGCCTCCCCGTCACAAAAAGATTCGGGAGACATCGTCGTCCCGGAAAGAAGACCCCCTGAAAAAACACCTTACTGA
- a CDS encoding carboxymuconolactone decarboxylase family protein codes for MDQKKSNGGAFIEAPTNIPWYLKIGLWAAKKSTGKEMLPGLLLAWFPKAAIGSGFLEFLTAHGPKDMERRLLKIVRTRASALISCPFCLDMNSYDYPDHGLTKEEAEALSQKTGWDVIASFSRRERIALRYAEGISRTPPDFSQELRAEIRLHFSEREIVIMAATVAQVNYWARLLGALAVPSAGFCELNNQKPTA; via the coding sequence ATGGATCAGAAAAAAAGCAACGGCGGGGCATTTATCGAAGCGCCAACCAACATTCCCTGGTATTTGAAGATCGGTCTCTGGGCAGCGAAAAAATCAACGGGGAAAGAGATGCTGCCCGGCCTTTTGCTGGCATGGTTTCCCAAGGCTGCCATCGGCTCGGGGTTTCTTGAGTTTTTGACGGCGCATGGACCAAAGGACATGGAGCGAAGGCTCCTCAAAATCGTCCGTACCCGGGCTTCGGCGCTTATTTCCTGCCCGTTTTGCCTCGACATGAATAGCTATGATTATCCCGATCACGGTTTGACGAAAGAAGAGGCCGAGGCGCTTTCCCAAAAGACGGGTTGGGATGTGATTGCGAGTTTTTCCCGCCGGGAACGGATCGCGCTTCGCTATGCCGAAGGCATCTCCAGGACGCCGCCGGATTTTTCGCAAGAATTGCGGGCTGAAATACGACTGCATTTTTCAGAGCGCGAGATTGTGATCATGGCCGCGACCGTAGCGCAGGTAAATTACTGGGCACGCCTGCTTGGTGCCCTTGCCGTACCGTCAGCCGGTTTCTGCGAGTTGAACAATCAGAAACCGACGGCCTGA
- a CDS encoding SDR family NAD(P)-dependent oxidoreductase, which produces MQIKDLIAVVTGGASGMGETCVRMLAAEGARVAIFDVVAERGEKIAAELGPNVIFAHTDVTSDESARAAIEKTVAAFGTINVAINCAGVGDPGKILSRKGVLSLDFFTRVVRINLIGTFNITRLAIEQMAKNEPNGEGERGVVVNTASVAAFEGQIGQAAYGASKAGVVGMTLPVARECADYGIRVMAIAPGLIDTPMMAGLPESVRVELAGTVPFPKRLGRPAEFAALVRHILENSLLNGECIRLDGALRMTAR; this is translated from the coding sequence ATGCAGATTAAGGATTTGATTGCCGTTGTTACCGGGGGGGCTTCAGGGATGGGAGAGACGTGCGTCAGGATGCTTGCCGCAGAGGGGGCAAGAGTTGCAATCTTTGATGTCGTTGCCGAACGGGGTGAAAAAATCGCCGCGGAACTGGGGCCTAATGTTATCTTTGCTCATACCGATGTGACAAGCGACGAGAGCGCCCGGGCGGCGATCGAGAAAACGGTCGCGGCCTTCGGGACTATCAATGTCGCAATCAATTGCGCCGGGGTTGGCGATCCGGGGAAAATCTTATCGAGAAAAGGCGTCCTGTCGCTTGACTTTTTCACCAGGGTTGTCCGGATCAATCTGATCGGCACCTTCAACATTACAAGGCTGGCGATCGAGCAGATGGCAAAAAACGAACCTAATGGGGAGGGGGAAAGAGGGGTAGTCGTCAATACCGCTTCTGTCGCTGCTTTTGAAGGCCAGATCGGCCAGGCTGCTTATGGCGCCTCCAAGGCCGGTGTGGTGGGGATGACGCTTCCCGTGGCAAGGGAGTGCGCCGATTACGGCATCCGCGTAATGGCGATTGCGCCTGGTTTGATCGATACCCCGATGATGGCCGGCCTGCCGGAGAGCGTGAGGGTGGAACTGGCCGGGACGGTCCCGTTTCCGAAACGCCTGGGCAGACCCGCGGAGTTTGCGGCACTTGTGCGCCACATATTGGAAAACTCCTTGTTAAACGGGGAATGCATCCGCCTTGATGGGGCGCTAAGGATGACGGCCAGATAA